Sequence from the Arthrobacter pigmenti genome:
GCTACCAGGTCCGACACCGTACCCTGTGTAGGTGTTGGATCCGGTACGGTTCTGGCGCGGCGAACCGGTGCGGTGGCAAGTTGGGCGGCCAGTAACTCTTCGAGCAAGGAACTTTCAGCAATAGGAACAATGCGCGCTACTGCACGCCCATGATCTGTGATGGTCACTGGCGTGCCGGCGCTCGCCGCCATGACATGGTCGCTCAAGTGGTTTCTGAGTTCGCGCATTCCGACTCTGGTCATGAAGCCAATTCCTACCTATGGGTACACATTTCTGAGTCGATTGTATACACAGAATCACAAAGTGGCGGGGTCGATCTTCACCATTCCAACCGAGGCGTAGATACGGCTGGCCGAAGGCGAAGTCCCTTCGCCGACGCGCAGGGCAAGTTGGGCGTGTCCCTCGTTGAGGCAGGCCCCGGCACTGCGCTCCAGAAGGACGCGGCCGGCTCCGTTGCCTTGCCACCGCGGATCGACGAATAGATCGATGACGAAAGGACATCTCAGCTTGGGGTCCCACGGAGATCGTTCCACCACGAGAATCGCCCCAACCAGATCGTCGCGGTGATACGCGCAAAGCGAAGCTCCAGCCAACAGTGTGCCGAACTCGCCTGCGAAACTTTCGAGCATCTCCGTCCGTGCTTCGTCGAGGTTCGACGCCGCAATGCCGGGTGGGTATGCGCGGAGATAGGCCTGTGCAAGGCCATCTACGTCCTGCGCGGTGACCGGTCGGTAGTCGAATTGGCTGGCGCCGGCATGGCGTGAGGCTGCGATCGTTGCGCAATCGCCAATGAGAGTTGCAGAAGGCATAGTGATCCCCTTTGTAGCGGAGTAGTGAACTCATGATTGACGAGATGAGGCACAGCTACGAACGGGTCATGCAACCACCGTATACGTCTCCCGCGACGCGGGTCGGTGTTCCTGGCGTTCTACTTCGCGCCTGAGCCACCCAGCCGGAAGAGCGTGAACCCGCCGGTGCCAGCAATAAGTGCAACTGGCAGTGAGCCGTCCGACCATGCCGGACCTGCCCCGCTCACGGTAAGCCCGTTCCAACCGATACCAAGAAAAAGAGCAAGTCCGACGACGGCGGGGGCCAGCACCTGCCGGACTGTCGCGTTCCCGCCGCGAACCCTGAGCGAACGGACCGATCCCGCCGCCAGGAGGGCGAGCAGGGCGCCGAGAACGACCGGAAACGCAGGAATACCAAGCAGCTTCGTCGCGATCAGGAGCATCACCGCGCAGACCGGCAGTCCAATCACCAGTAGCGCTGGCGCGCCGAAGAAACGGTCCGTTTTGATGCGTGATGAGTGAGGTTCCACAATGCCTTCCGGTTTGAATCCACCCAGTATTCCGCACAGTGGGCCCTGCACTGCGCTCAGGCCCGCAACGAAACCTTCCGGATACGAATCGCAACCGTTGCCAACACCACCGCAGCGGCCGCAACCGCGGCGGCGACCGCCGTCGTCGTCGACTCCGGCGCCATTGTCCTGCCGACCGCAATCCAGACCAGACCCCAACCAATCGCCGCGGCGACGGCCAGTCGACCATGGCCCAACACCGCGAGCAACACTCCCACCAGAACGACGACGGCGAGCACCGCCCCCGCCCAAATGCCAGGGCTGATGCTCCAGCCCGTGAAACCGGCCGCAGACAGTACGGCGGCGATATTCGCACACACAGCAACGCAGACCCAGCCCAGATACAGGCCGAGCGTACCGTCCACAATCACAGCTTCGAGGAGTGATTGGGGTTTGCGGGAGGTGTAGATGCGGAATGTGATGGCAAGAACGGCTAGAAGCACAACGATGATCGGGACGCTGAGGAAGAGCAGGCCCGCCTGGATGGACAGGATCCAGGCCGCGTTCAACAGCATTGACCCGGCAACCCACCAACCAAGCAGGCGCTGGCGTTCGGACGTTCTCTGGGACGGCGCCCACTGGAGGGCCGTGTACGCACCGAGGCCGGCGTAGATGACAGTCCAGATGGTGAAGGCGGCGCCGGCAGGCGCCAGGAGAGTGGCGTCAGCGCTGAGCGCGCCGCCGGCAGCCTGCGCAATCGGGGTCCCGCCGAAAGCCCCCGAACCTATGGCTGAACCAACAATGCAGAGGATGAACGCGGCGGTTACGCCGATCTGTCGCACGCGGTCGGAATTCACGAAGACGCTCCTAGGTAGACTATCTCCACCATAGAACAATCAGTAGGACTAGTTTAACGGCGGAGCGCTCGGAGATACCGCCGTCGGACTATGCGTTGGGCAACCAAAAGCGCCGGGAAGAGCGTCCGCCAAGGTTGCTGAGCCGCCGCACGCGTGAGGGAGCGAACCGTCAGCAGTACTTCATCGCCCCGCCGGTGCACAATGAACGCTTCCTCACCGCACACAGGATGGCCGGGCAGTGTGCGGTAGGAGAAACCGCTCCGATCGCTTTCCCGGACGACGGACACTACTTCGATCGGTTCACGGATGCTGAACCCCAGCACCCGTGCGGTGACGATGAGCCGCTGGCCGGGATGAATGGAGACGTCCGAGCCCACGGTGAAGCCGCTCCGGGTTTTCACTCGCCACAGCAGCACGTCTTCAGCGGCGCGCTGCCACGCCTGGTCGCCGTGTCCGACGACGGCGGTAGCCTCCGACCGGCGGTAGGCGCTGTCGGACGGAGGCCAGGCGGGAAGCTCAGGAGCGGTCGACGCGATCAACAGACGGCCGGGATGTCATCGATGGATTGACTCGGGTTCCCCCTGCCGCCCGGCTGATACTCACACCACTCCTCAAGGAATGCCTGCGAGAAGGCGTACACAATGGGCGCGGATGCAGCGACCACCAGAATGATGGTCAAGCAAGCCAGTATCCAGGTTTTCCGCGGTGACTCACTCCGTCTCATCGCCACGAAGGACAGCAGCCCGGCCACGTACACGATGACAATCAGGACCTCCTGTGCAGCCTGAACCGAGGTTCCGGACCCGCTCACTGCTGAACCGATCATCGAAACAGCGAGGAGGGCCGTCGCGAGGGCGGGAAGGATCGCCAGCACCCACACAACAGTGGCCAGCAATTCGGCGATGCGTGGGCTGCGGGTCCCCCTCGTCCTGCGAATGCGCAACATGTTCCCCCTGTTTCACTGCGCGACCAGGAACCACGGCGGTTCCTCTCTGACTGGTTGACGGCAGGGCTACGAGTGTACCTAGCGCGCCAACCGGCTCCGGAACAGCAGCCACACGAAGTACGGTGCACCGAGCAGCGCCGTCAGCAGGCCGGCCGGCAACTGCTGCGGGGCGATGGCAGTCCGCCCGATCATGTCGCCCACGCACACCAGCAACGCTCCCAGCAGAACCGCCGTCGGAATGGCGAGCTTGTGCCGCGCGCCGACCAGCGCCCGGGCCGCATGCGGCGCAACCAGGCCTACGAACCCGATGACGCCGATTCCCGCCACAGCCGACCCTGTCAGCACCACCGCGGACACCAACAGGATCATCCGGGAGCGCGGCACTGAAATGCCGAGCAGCTTCGGTGTGTCCTCGTCGAGGGAAAGCAGATCCTGCGTGCGGTGCAGCGACGCGATGACGGGTACGGTGATGAGCAAAGCAATGCTCATCGGGATCAGGTTCTCCATGGAGCGCCCGTACGTCGATCCGGAGAGCCAGGTCAGCGCCTTCGCTTCGTTGAACGGATCGGTCATCACGATCAGCAGCGTGATGCCTGCCATCGCCGCGGCCGAAACACCGATACCGACCAGAACAAACCGGTCCGTCTGCAGCCCACCCCGGAACGCGAGACCGAAAACGACCGCTGCCGTCACCGCTGCACCGATCCCCGCACCGGCGCTCACCGTCCAGAAGCCGGCGAGGGGGACAAGCGTGATCACGAGGATCGCGCCAAGACCAGCCCCGCCGGAGACACCGATGATGGAAGGCTCCGCCAGCGGGTTGCGGGTCACCGCCTGGATCACCGTGCCGGCCAAAGCCAGCGACGCCCCGGCCAGCAGCGAGGCAGCAACCCGCGG
This genomic interval carries:
- a CDS encoding type II toxin-antitoxin system Phd/YefM family antitoxin, translated to MTRVGMRELRNHLSDHVMAASAGTPVTITDHGRAVARIVPIAESSLLEELLAAQLATAPVRRARTVPDPTPTQGTVSDLVADQRR
- a CDS encoding tryptophan-rich sensory protein, encoding MNSDRVRQIGVTAAFILCIVGSAIGSGAFGGTPIAQAAGGALSADATLLAPAGAAFTIWTVIYAGLGAYTALQWAPSQRTSERQRLLGWWVAGSMLLNAAWILSIQAGLLFLSVPIIVVLLAVLAITFRIYTSRKPQSLLEAVIVDGTLGLYLGWVCVAVCANIAAVLSAAGFTGWSISPGIWAGAVLAVVVLVGVLLAVLGHGRLAVAAAIGWGLVWIAVGRTMAPESTTTAVAAAVAAAAVVLATVAIRIRKVSLRA
- a CDS encoding DUF1990 family protein encodes the protein MIASTAPELPAWPPSDSAYRRSEATAVVGHGDQAWQRAAEDVLLWRVKTRSGFTVGSDVSIHPGQRLIVTARVLGFSIREPIEVVSVVRESDRSGFSYRTLPGHPVCGEEAFIVHRRGDEVLLTVRSLTRAAAQQPWRTLFPALLVAQRIVRRRYLRALRR
- a CDS encoding GNAT family N-acetyltransferase, yielding MPSATLIGDCATIAASRHAGASQFDYRPVTAQDVDGLAQAYLRAYPPGIAASNLDEARTEMLESFAGEFGTLLAGASLCAYHRDDLVGAILVVERSPWDPKLRCPFVIDLFVDPRWQGNGAGRVLLERSAGACLNEGHAQLALRVGEGTSPSASRIYASVGMVKIDPATL